In a genomic window of Shouchella clausii:
- the ytfJ gene encoding GerW family sporulation protein: MSEHPIQGLMKTAMENIKAMADVNTIVGDPVETPDGSVIMPISKVGFGFAAGGSEFHIEQAHDEIGHPFGGGSGGGVSITPIAFLVVNSKGVNMVHLDSSTHLYERLLDLAPQAFEKVQHMLKQNEHGDKTSYHYDDPLA, encoded by the coding sequence ATGTCAGAACATCCAATTCAAGGCTTGATGAAGACAGCGATGGAAAACATCAAGGCCATGGCTGACGTCAATACCATTGTCGGTGACCCTGTCGAAACACCTGATGGCAGTGTCATTATGCCGATTTCAAAGGTAGGCTTCGGGTTTGCTGCAGGGGGAAGTGAATTCCACATCGAGCAAGCTCACGATGAAATTGGCCATCCGTTTGGCGGTGGAAGCGGCGGCGGTGTGTCGATTACGCCAATTGCTTTTTTAGTCGTGAATAGCAAAGGTGTCAACATGGTCCATTTAGATAGTTCGACTCACCTTTATGAACGATTGCTCGATTTAGCGCCGCAAGCTTTTGAAAAAGTTCAACACATGTTAAAGCAAAACGAGCATGGTGACAAAACTAGCTATCATTATGACGATCCCCTTGCATAA
- a CDS encoding MFS transporter — protein sequence MAKQRLWSPTFLYLCFSAFTLFSIFNLFIPTLPLFAMDVLHASEQQVGIIVGVFIAASVIARLFAGLLLDRFGEKNMLLVSFLVVVITAILHIWSFSFGWLLFLRFLQGLGFGVATTAAGALAIMIAPKTRQGEAVGYYSMFMSLAMVIGPVVGLQVVQHISYTALFLTTVFLSVTGLLLAMFIVYKPVKKAAEPLSVDRFIALKAVPVSFCSSLASFAYGGILSFITLYAVSLGMDSAASAFFLVYALVLLGSRMITGRIFDRFGENVVVYPTLVLFAIGLFTLAQAGSLSIFLIAAVLMGAGFGSVLPSFQTLAVQSVPPKQAVQATSTFYIFYDLGIGLGSYVLGLIVAGSTYSFMYIISASIVMLAIVAYRVLHHRKLNNLGLKCMADADLEAS from the coding sequence ATGGCTAAGCAGCGGCTTTGGTCGCCTACGTTTTTGTATTTATGCTTTAGCGCATTTACTTTATTTTCGATTTTTAACTTATTTATTCCTACATTGCCGTTATTTGCGATGGATGTGCTTCACGCGTCAGAACAACAAGTCGGCATTATCGTCGGAGTGTTCATCGCCGCCTCGGTCATTGCCCGCCTTTTCGCAGGGCTGTTGCTTGATCGTTTCGGAGAGAAGAACATGCTGCTCGTTTCCTTTCTCGTCGTAGTGATCACCGCCATTTTGCACATTTGGTCATTTTCATTCGGATGGCTTCTTTTTTTGCGTTTTTTACAAGGTTTGGGCTTTGGAGTAGCGACAACAGCAGCAGGTGCGCTAGCGATCATGATTGCTCCTAAAACGCGGCAAGGAGAAGCGGTGGGGTACTACAGCATGTTTATGAGCCTGGCTATGGTCATCGGCCCTGTTGTTGGATTGCAAGTCGTCCAACACATTTCCTACACAGCGCTTTTTCTAACGACTGTATTTTTATCTGTTACGGGGCTATTGCTTGCAATGTTCATCGTGTATAAACCCGTAAAAAAAGCGGCTGAACCCCTTTCTGTAGATCGGTTTATTGCCCTTAAAGCGGTGCCTGTCAGCTTTTGCTCATCCCTTGCCTCCTTTGCTTACGGCGGTATATTAAGTTTTATTACGTTGTACGCTGTCAGCCTCGGCATGGACTCCGCGGCAAGTGCTTTTTTTCTAGTGTATGCCCTTGTCCTCCTAGGTTCCCGTATGATTACGGGCAGGATTTTTGACCGCTTTGGTGAAAATGTCGTTGTCTATCCAACACTTGTTTTATTTGCAATCGGCCTTTTTACCCTTGCGCAAGCAGGCAGCTTATCGATTTTTCTAATCGCCGCTGTCTTAATGGGCGCCGGCTTCGGCTCTGTGCTGCCAAGCTTCCAAACGCTTGCCGTTCAATCTGTTCCCCCAAAACAAGCGGTGCAAGCGACAAGCACTTTTTATATTTTTTATGACCTTGGCATCGGCCTCGGTTCTTACGTGCTTGGCCTCATTGTCGCAGGCTCTACCTATTCGTTTATGTACATTATCTCAGCCTCAATCGTCATGCTGGCCATCGTAGCCTATCGTGTCTTGCATCATCGCAAATTAAACAACTTAGGTTTAAAATGCATGGCCGATGCCGACTTGGAAGCATCATAA